CGTCGAGTCCTAGAGACCTCATAGTCTCAAGGGTTTCGCTGTTCATTACGGCGATATTTCTTAAGGGCCTGTAAAGGGTGATCTCCTGGCCTTTTGTATCGGTAACGGTCTTCGGTTTCCCGTCCCAGTTTGCATAGATATATGCGGCGTCCGCGAGATCCTGGTCGTAAGCGGCGTTGTCGTTTCCGTTGATGTACTTCTCCGTAAGGTAAGAAAGGATCTCCGGCACAAGTTCGTCTTCCGTGATCTCCATATCGCCATTCTTATCCAGCGGAAGACCCTCGGAATTTTCCTGCGTAGCTGCATATACGGGAATTGTAAACAGGAATGCAGCCGAAAGCATCAGAATAAGGACAAATGCCGCTTTCTTTTGTGTAGACTTCATTTTAGTTCTCCTCCCCGGATGTTTTTTTGCCGGAAGTTTTCACGACAAGTCCTGCTATGCCCGCAGAGAGTAGTGCGAATATGCCCGAACACCCGAAAGGTGCTTCTTTTGCAGAAGTTGAGGAAGGAATTTGCTCTTCTTCCGATTCTTTAACCGAGAGCTCCTCTCCACCGTGCGTGCCGGTCGAGATATCATCCCAGGATGAAAGGATCTCGCCTGTTGCAAGGTTGGGGCAGATAACATCGATGTAGATCCCGGTCTCACCCGTGAGGGTTGCGATGAACGTTTCATCATCGCTCCCGTAGTTTTCAGCAGGGATGTTCGTATCTACGATCTCGAAGGTTCCGGGAAACTCTATGCTCAGGCCTCCTGCGGTAATGTTTGAGATCGAAATCGATATTCTGTATTCGTCGGGATCTCCTGTAGGAGTAATAGTATAAGTCGCCCCCTGGAGATTATCTGCGGCTGCCGCGTGAGCGGATAACGCCGCCAGAAGCATTATGGCAATCAGGAACTTGTATTTCATGGATATCCAATCCCTTAGTTGTTAGGATCTAATTATCTTTATTAATTTTATTTAGTATTATTTTGTTCATTTTGGTAATTCTATCGTATGAAAAAAATTTATTTTTTTATTACTCAATTACTAATTCATCTGGGAGGTCATAAAGACCTGAGAAATTAAGGGCGGTGCAATTTTATTTCGATAAGATCTATCTGTCTGATTACTACAAAATCCCGGGCGTTTATTTAAGTAATATTATTTGATTGAAAAAGGTTTTTTATTTTTCAGGTTTTGGTCAATTCCCGCCGATCTTCTCTGTTATTTCAAAAATTCCAGGATAATCACCGGGAAGCTCTTTTCCTTCCAGCCCCGATACCAGGAGTGAGGGATCATTGGAAAATTCTGCTATTATCGCTTCTTTGTTGTCTATACTGTTCCTTAGATATGACGATGTCTCCTGATCGATCTTGTTCAATATATAATATACCGGAACGTCGATCTTTTCAGCCATTCTTGCGACCTCTTTTGAAAGATGCAGGGATTCGTAGGACGGATCTATGATCATCAGGATTGCGTCGCACATCTGGTCGATGCCCCTGCCGAAATGCTCTATCCCCGCTTCGGTGTCGACAATAACGATATCTTTGTCCGAAAGCTTAAGTTCGGAGATAAAACGCTTCGACAGTATCCCCATCGGGCATGCGCATCCTTCTCCGGCTTCGTGAATCTTTCCGATTGCAACGAGTCCGATCGAATCTTTTTGGGAGATATAGTCTTTGGGAATATCATCAAACGTCCAGTTCAATTTAGGTGGCTCTCCACCTTCTCTCGCCTTTCTGAATCCCTCCATCATGCCCTTTTTTCCGCCGAAGTATCCCATCAGATCTTTGGGGGATTCCATCCCGAGTATTCTGTTGAGGCTGGCATTCGATTCGTCGGTGTCCACCACAAGTACCCTGTGGCCGTTTTCACTGTAATACCTGGCAAGAAGGGTGGTGATTGTACTCTTGCCTGAGCCTCCTTTTCCGCATATTATTGCTTTCATGGTAATTCCTTTTAGTATTACTTAGTTTGAAATTCGTAATATTTAATTTGCGCGTTTTGATCCTATATTTCTAACTGCCATAAAATGCATCGTCCTGTAAATAAATGAAAATTATAACCAAAATGAATAAAAGTAATCATTTAACCTCTACTTTTATTTAATTATGACAATTTCAAATAATAATGTTTATACTGTGTAACAATTAATAAAAAATTATAATTATGTCTTACTCGAAGGGGGGTAAGTTGTACTTTATGTACCGGCTGGTCTGGCATTTTTATTCACAAATTTAATTGAGGTGAGAATTTGGCAATGCGATTTAAATTGAGAAACGAGGATGGTGTATCTCCGGTCGTCGGCGTCATGCTGATGCTGGTCGTTACTATCATCATCGCTGCTGTCGTGAGCGGTTTTGCAGGGGGAATCATGGGTTCGAACAACCAGAAAACACCCATGCTCTCGATGGATGCAGAGATCACAAACACCGGCTATGCTGCCGGCAGTGGATTTAAAGCGACCGTTACTTCGGTCAGCGAACCGATTGCAACAAACAATCTGAAGATTACTACATCATGGTCAACTACGAACAAAACCGAAGAGTCGTATGGCGATCCTGTGATGGGAGGGGCCACAGTTATTGGTCAGGAAATTAATTACTATCAATACTCAAAATCAACGGGTATAACAACCACTAAAATTTTGCTTCCACCTTATGGATTTGGTGCAGGTGTCGAAAATTCAACACTTTTTGAGCCGTATAATGACGAGCAGTCATTTGGGGTTTTTACCTTCCAACAGGGAACAGGACTTATAGCGAACCCTAGTGGTTCAGATGATTCTCTTGGCTATGGTTATGGTATCAACAACTTAAGGTATAGTTATACCAAAGGTTCCGATGGTGAAACGGGTACGACTGGTATAACACCCACTATTGGAGAGGCAGGGATGACAGGGAAATTAGATCCTATGCAGGCGATGCTTGGCGAAGGCTGGGAGTACCTGCGTGCAGGGGATGTCGTTCAGATAAGTGTCGTTTATGTCCCGACCGGCAAAGTAATCCTTTCAAAGAATATTGCGGTGGGTGAGTGAAAATGATTAAAGAATTTTATGAAGAAGCCGTATCCCCTGTAGTCGGCGTCATGCTGATGCTGGTCGTAACCATAATCATCGCGGCTGTAGTCAGCGGTTTTGCGGGCGGAATGATAGACTCGCAGGGTGTCGCTCCGCAGGCGACCATAAAAGGAAGTTTCAGTTTAACTGACGGTCTGGCAATTCGCCATACCGGTGGAGATCCCCTTCCTATGCATGACCTGAACATTATTATGTGGGACGGTCCTACATTCGGAGAGGACGTGGAGATCATCTCTAAGCAGGTCGTGAACATGTCTCTGTTTAGAAATGCGGAAGATGAGCAGATCTATTATGAAAATAATGGAACATATACCGTGAATTCATTCAAGGCAGGAGAATCGATATACATCAAAGTTGATAACTGTACTCCTGAACTACTCCAGCCTGACATTATGCCGTCAGATTATGAGCATGATGATGGTAAGTTTTATACTACCGTTGATAGTCCGGATCCTGATGAGGATGCACTTCGCTGGAGTATGTGTCTTTTCAACAACGATAACATTGGGAACGTGTTCTATATTTCACTTAGCGATGATTCGGGAAATTCAATCGCCCAGACATCGGTTGTGGTTACGGCATGAGGAGAGAAGTGAGGAATAATTACGAGTATTGTGGTGAATGAAATGATAAGGAAATCAAATGAAAATGCGGTCTCCCCGGTCGTCGGGGTCATGCTGCTACTCATAGTGACCATAATTATTGCTGCTGTTGTCAGTGGTTTTTCCGGCGGCCTTATCGACAGTACAGGTAAAGCCCCTGAACTGACGATGGACGTTCATATAAAGAACAATGGCTACTGGTCCGGAAGTGAGTTCTCAGCGAGAGTAACCGGTGTAGACAAGGGAATTCCTACTTCCGACCTCAAAATTGTAACCTCGTGGAATCACGAGGATTCTGACGGCAGGTTCTCCGGCGGGGCAACAATCATGCCAAAAGTGCCGAATGTGTATCTTATAATGTCAACCTCTGTTGGTGACAGTAATATGGATGCCCACTTTTACAATGCACCTTATGGATATGGTATAGGTGTCGGCGATGCAGAAGGATCTGCAGGTACAGGAAGTGTTCAGGGGGGTTCTCCAGATAAACATTACGGGAACTATTCTCTGACTGTCGGAACTGTCATGTGGGCGGAGCCCTTCGGTGCCAGCGCAAATCCTGTGGCTGGTGCCTATACTGGAAAATCATATGACAATGTTGGATACGGTATCACGGACAGTGACGGCAATGGCGGTCGCTGGGAATATCTGTATAGTAACGAAACTGGCATTTCTGGTAGTAAAGAGAGTGAGGGTGAATACCTGACTGGTGAAGTAGAACTCGTATTTAATCCCCCGGGAGACGGGTTTAAAGGTGAAATAGAAACGGTCACTCCTGGTACTTATCATGATCTTTCCAATTACGATGCAATGCAAGCCGTCCTTGGCAAGGACTGGGAGCAGCTTCGTGCCGGAGATATCGTTACGGTAAGCGTCGTTCATATCCCGACAGGCAAGACCATCTGGGAAGATGACGTTGTGGTGGAGGGATGAAAAAGATGTTAATTTTACGAAATGATGAAAACGGAGTTTCGCCTGTTATCGGCGTCATGCTGATGCTGGTCGTTACGATCATCATCGCGGCTGTCGTAAGCGGTTTTGCGGGCGGAATGATGCAGACAAAGGAGCCTGCTCCGCAGGCATCGATATCCGCATCGTACAGCCAGTATTATGGCCTGACTATGACCCATTCTGCAGGTGATTCTATTGAAACAAGGGATGTTCGTCTATACATACGTCCTTCTGATGAATTCGGGCGCGGCCAGGACCTTTACGGCGAACTTTTGATCAACCAGGCATGTATTACCGATGCATATGGCAACCGTTGGTTAAATGCAAATGATGGTACATACGAGGTAATGTCCTGGCGCCCCGGAGAGACCATGTATATCGTTGGTGGTGAGGATCTTCAAAATAGTGGAATATTAGATAAACCGCAAGACTGGCCTCCATGCTATTATTCGGGTCTGCAGGGAGGTGCAGCCGGAGGTAATGTTGACAATTATTGTTATTTAGATAGCATAAACAACCAGATCAACATCGGGAAAACAATTACACTTGAAGTCGTGCAGAGCGACGGTCAGGTTATTGCGTCTGCCGATATGTCGGTAGAACCATAAACTAAAATTTAATTTCTCCGGAAAGGAGAATCAGAGGCAGGATGGTATCTGCCATCTTCCTTTCCTTTTTTTAATCAATTATGAGGACTGATAAAATGAGCCAAAATGATGACAATATAAAATACTGGAGCGATTGCTGGAAGGCGACGACTTCGGCAGTGCAGACGGAACAGGATGAGGACAAAGTAGCTGAAAGGTGGAACCAGAGATGGGAGAAACGCCCGAAGAGGCCGGAAGGCAGCGGCCCCGGCGAAGAGATGATGAGGAGATCCTCCCTTGAAACGATCGGCTTTCTTGAAGAGAACGGCTTTAAAATTAAAGGTTCGAAGATCCTCGATATCGGGTGCGGCCCCGGTGTTCTTTCGATTCCTCTCGCAAGACTCGGTGCCGAAGTTACATCGCTCGACATCTCGTCGACATCGCTTGAAAGAGTGGCGGAAGCGGCGGAGAAAGAATCCCTGGACGTTGAAACTATGGTGTGCTCCTGGTGGTCGGCGGATATAGACAAACTCGGCCTTAGGAACAAATACGATCTCGTAATCGCATCGAGGACTCCGTCAATTAACGATGCTGAGACCCTTGAGAGGATGATGGCATGCTCGAAGAACCTCTGCTATTATTCCAGTTTCCTCAACGTAGGTGAGAACAGGGAGCATATGGAGATCATGAAACTTCTTTCCGGCGAAGAGAAAGAACCAGAAGGAATGATGCGCAATCGCCATCACCAGGCGTATACCATGTTCTTCCCGTTTATGTACCTTTATTTCGCAGGCTATCGGCCCGTTGTAAAGATCAATCAAAAAGAGCGGGAAAAAGAAGTAAAATGGGAAGATGCCGCCGAAAAGGCGATGCGTTTCTTCGGACACGGCCATGATCTCGACGATGAAACAAAAGATAAGGTCAGGAATTACTACCGGGATGCATCTAAAGAAGGGATGTACCGCAAAAGCCCCTCAGGTTGTCACGGTATGATGATATGGGATGTAAACGGGAGATTATAACAGTTACCTTTTTTTTTATAATCAAAATCCGAATTCTTCAAAGATTTTTATCAATGATTTTTTGTAAAGTTCCGAATTTGATTATCCTGCGATTATACTCCTTTTTGAGTAGTGGTTGAAGCCTGAAAACCAGTAATCTGAGCTTATTCCAGCTGCTTTTGCAGGATTTTAGGGATCAATGTTTCAAAATCGCCCTGGAAACAGATTTTTTAGGGATTAAAACCCAAACTGCGTCGATATAACGGTACGTCATCGCCCTTTTTGTACGATTTTTATATCGATGGAAGAGGAGATCGTGGAATACGTGGCTTCTGTGTTGATTATCTAAACTTCAATTTGTGCGTATTTTTTTGTTATTCATGTTTTAATTTACAATTTAGTAATCCCCGAAAAAGTCGTACTCCTAAATTCTTTCACTGATAATTAGTTTTTGCGTGAAAATTTCATTGCCAAAAATGAAAAAGGGGGATTATTTTATTTGCTTATTATCCTCATACGAATGTCAAAAAAATTACATAAAATCCTATGAATGCCAGAATTATACCGAGAATTACCTTCATCTCCCTCCTGTGTTTTTCGCGGAATTCGTCTACGGCAGCCGGTGACAGTCCGGAATATACAAGTGCGACAATAACAACAAGCGGAAGAACGAACATCAGGTTATACAGTACGAGATAGGGCATACCCTCCCGGAATGTCATCTCCGAGGACAGGAGACTCAGAACTGCAAGGTAGATCCCTCCCGTGCATGGAAGTTCGAAGACCCCTACAAGGACACCGAGTAAAAACGCAGCCGGAACAGATGCTTTTTTGATGATATTTCCGATAAATTCCTTTGATGATACGGGAATACGGAGTTTCACAGGAGTATCTTCGGCAATGCCTTCATTAATGCTGAGAATACCTGCAGTTACGGCAACAACACCGGCAATGATTGAAAAGACAAGTGAGGACCCTGTGAAGGAAACGATGCTCATGATTCCCAAACCGGCTAAGATATAGAATATGAATACTGCCGATATATATGAAAATCCGATTGCGAGGATCTTTTTCTTCGAACCTGCAGCCATGAGGGAGACCAGCAGGAACACAAGTACGGCAAAAGCGCACGGATTGATGCCGTCCAGGAGGCCGGCAGTCAGGACAAGGTACGGATTTAATTTTAATTCCGGATGTTCGGAATATGATCCCGGATGACTGTGTTCGACAGGTTCGGTGTACCATCTCTTTTCATATTCCGCATCGGGTATGGAGCGGTTTTCAACGCTCTTAAAAATATCTTCGATATTTGAATTGATCGCATCAAAACCCTCGATTACAATGGTGTCTCCCGTATATATTGCAGGGTATGAAGGAAAGGTGATATTATGATGCTCGGCAAAATCGTATAAAGCTGTCAGGTTTTCGTCCGAAAGTTCAATATTATAATATGATACGCTGATGTTTGGGTGGTTTCCGGCAGTCTCTTCAATAACGGGCAGCGCCTTCAGGCATCCGCTGCAGTGAGTGCTGTAAAAAATGTAAACCGTCGTATTTGAATATGAAAAGTCGTGAGCAGTATTTTCTGCGGAAAAATTTACGGCACTGTTCCCGTTTGTAGAGCCGTAACCTGCATATGCCGGGCAGACGAGAATAAGCAGAAGAAATATGCTGCAGAAAACTACTGTCTGTTTGCTGTTTAATGTACCTTTCATCCGGATCAGGATTCACAAATTGTTTAATGTAATATTTGGTACACAAATAGAAAAAAGTAATACTCCTGCTCTCAGGTGAGATCTTTCCCTTTTCATAATAATGCCCGACTAATGTCTAATCTCCTGGTTTAATATGACCTTAATCGGGCCTTATCTGAATGAATTTCGATTTTCTGTATTTATTATACAGTTATATTTGGTTATATAATTCGATAAAAAAGATCTGCAGATCAATTTAGTAATACTTTTAATGCTGCGTGTAATAATTATTATTTTGTTTTGTTGTTGCGAATATGACTGTTCTGCAAAATCTTTATGCAAGAAGGCGGATTCTGAATTCTCGTTTTTTTGCTGCAACTGCATGTTCCGATGATTAAACGGAGGAAATATGAGGACTGGTATTTTGAAATTAGTTTCAGGCATATTGCTGTTGTGCCTGCTG
The window above is part of the Methanolacinia paynteri genome. Proteins encoded here:
- a CDS encoding ATP-binding protein is translated as MKAIICGKGGSGKSTITTLLARYYSENGHRVLVVDTDESNASLNRILGMESPKDLMGYFGGKKGMMEGFRKAREGGEPPKLNWTFDDIPKDYISQKDSIGLVAIGKIHEAGEGCACPMGILSKRFISELKLSDKDIVIVDTEAGIEHFGRGIDQMCDAILMIIDPSYESLHLSKEVARMAEKIDVPVYYILNKIDQETSSYLRNSIDNKEAIIAEFSNDPSLLVSGLEGKELPGDYPGIFEITEKIGGN
- a CDS encoding type IV pilin; the protein is MRFKLRNEDGVSPVVGVMLMLVVTIIIAAVVSGFAGGIMGSNNQKTPMLSMDAEITNTGYAAGSGFKATVTSVSEPIATNNLKITTSWSTTNKTEESYGDPVMGGATVIGQEINYYQYSKSTGITTTKILLPPYGFGAGVENSTLFEPYNDEQSFGVFTFQQGTGLIANPSGSDDSLGYGYGINNLRYSYTKGSDGETGTTGITPTIGEAGMTGKLDPMQAMLGEGWEYLRAGDVVQISVVYVPTGKVILSKNIAVGE
- a CDS encoding type IV pilin N-terminal domain-containing protein; this translates as MIKEFYEEAVSPVVGVMLMLVVTIIIAAVVSGFAGGMIDSQGVAPQATIKGSFSLTDGLAIRHTGGDPLPMHDLNIIMWDGPTFGEDVEIISKQVVNMSLFRNAEDEQIYYENNGTYTVNSFKAGESIYIKVDNCTPELLQPDIMPSDYEHDDGKFYTTVDSPDPDEDALRWSMCLFNNDNIGNVFYISLSDDSGNSIAQTSVVVTA
- a CDS encoding type IV pilin N-terminal domain-containing protein; this encodes MIRKSNENAVSPVVGVMLLLIVTIIIAAVVSGFSGGLIDSTGKAPELTMDVHIKNNGYWSGSEFSARVTGVDKGIPTSDLKIVTSWNHEDSDGRFSGGATIMPKVPNVYLIMSTSVGDSNMDAHFYNAPYGYGIGVGDAEGSAGTGSVQGGSPDKHYGNYSLTVGTVMWAEPFGASANPVAGAYTGKSYDNVGYGITDSDGNGGRWEYLYSNETGISGSKESEGEYLTGEVELVFNPPGDGFKGEIETVTPGTYHDLSNYDAMQAVLGKDWEQLRAGDIVTVSVVHIPTGKTIWEDDVVVEG
- a CDS encoding type IV pilin N-terminal domain-containing protein, with amino-acid sequence MKKMLILRNDENGVSPVIGVMLMLVVTIIIAAVVSGFAGGMMQTKEPAPQASISASYSQYYGLTMTHSAGDSIETRDVRLYIRPSDEFGRGQDLYGELLINQACITDAYGNRWLNANDGTYEVMSWRPGETMYIVGGEDLQNSGILDKPQDWPPCYYSGLQGGAAGGNVDNYCYLDSINNQINIGKTITLEVVQSDGQVIASADMSVEP
- a CDS encoding class I SAM-dependent methyltransferase, with the translated sequence MSQNDDNIKYWSDCWKATTSAVQTEQDEDKVAERWNQRWEKRPKRPEGSGPGEEMMRRSSLETIGFLEENGFKIKGSKILDIGCGPGVLSIPLARLGAEVTSLDISSTSLERVAEAAEKESLDVETMVCSWWSADIDKLGLRNKYDLVIASRTPSINDAETLERMMACSKNLCYYSSFLNVGENREHMEIMKLLSGEEKEPEGMMRNRHHQAYTMFFPFMYLYFAGYRPVVKINQKEREKEVKWEDAAEKAMRFFGHGHDLDDETKDKVRNYYRDASKEGMYRKSPSGCHGMMIWDVNGRL
- a CDS encoding cytochrome c biogenesis CcdA family protein, producing the protein MKGTLNSKQTVVFCSIFLLLILVCPAYAGYGSTNGNSAVNFSAENTAHDFSYSNTTVYIFYSTHCSGCLKALPVIEETAGNHPNISVSYYNIELSDENLTALYDFAEHHNITFPSYPAIYTGDTIVIEGFDAINSNIEDIFKSVENRSIPDAEYEKRWYTEPVEHSHPGSYSEHPELKLNPYLVLTAGLLDGINPCAFAVLVFLLVSLMAAGSKKKILAIGFSYISAVFIFYILAGLGIMSIVSFTGSSLVFSIIAGVVAVTAGILSINEGIAEDTPVKLRIPVSSKEFIGNIIKKASVPAAFLLGVLVGVFELPCTGGIYLAVLSLLSSEMTFREGMPYLVLYNLMFVLPLVVIVALVYSGLSPAAVDEFREKHRREMKVILGIILAFIGFYVIFLTFV